A single genomic interval of Polaribacter vadi harbors:
- a CDS encoding DUF305 domain-containing protein, producing the protein MENSNQDSNKQKGMSNYTKFFLMLGLSFIAMYITMYLNTYEFDHVYFSLTRFYMSCLGISTMAVIMWFFMRNMYKNKKKNIAILLGSLVLFLGALGLVRDQKSTVDDVLWMRAMIPHHSIAILTSERADIQDPDVRKLADDIIKAQKKEIEEMKAMIKRLENEK; encoded by the coding sequence ATGGAAAATTCAAATCAAGATTCAAACAAACAAAAAGGAATGAGCAATTACACAAAATTTTTTCTAATGTTAGGGCTATCTTTTATAGCAATGTATATTACAATGTACTTAAATACGTATGAATTCGACCACGTTTATTTTAGCTTGACTCGTTTTTATATGTCTTGTTTAGGTATTTCTACAATGGCAGTAATAATGTGGTTTTTTATGCGAAATATGTATAAAAATAAAAAGAAAAACATAGCTATTTTACTAGGTAGCTTGGTGCTTTTTTTAGGTGCTTTAGGGTTAGTACGTGACCAAAAATCTACAGTTGATGATGTTCTTTGGATGAGAGCAATGATTCCACACCATTCAATTGCAATCTTAACGAGTGAACGTGCAGATATTCAAGATCCAGATGTTAGAAAATTAGCAGACGATATTATTAAAGCACAGAAAAAAGAAATCGAAGAAATGAAAGCGATGATAAAACGATTAGAAAATGAAAAATAA